The DNA sequence TTCATACgaaggagaagccacattccTGTTCtgaatgtggaaagagtttttcacagcGGGGGAGTTTACATGTACATCAGAAAACtcacactggtgtgagagagtacttgtgctttgagtgtgacaAGACTTTTACTACAGCGAGCTCTTTAAACCTGCaccagaggatccacactggagagaaacctcacaagtgttcacactgtgacaaaaGATTCAGTCGGTCAGGAAATCTGAAAACACATCAGAAGATCCACAGCAGAGAGAAGCCGCATACGTGTGaacagtgtgggaagagtttcacattCAAATATCTTCTTAATattcacatgaggatccacaccggagagaagccgttcaagtgtgatcagtgtggaaatCAATTCAAAGAAAAAGAATCCCTTAAAAAACACATGACAGTCCACACTGGAGAAACGCCATTTACATGTgttcagtgcgggaagagtttcccATACAAACTAAGTCTTGAGcatcacatgagagttcacaccggagagaagccgttcacatgtgatcagtgcgggaagagctTCACGCAACCAGCACATCTTAAAGtacacatgagagttcacaccggCGAGAAGCCGTACAAGTGTggtcagtgcgggaagagtttcacagaCAAACATAATCTTAAtgttcacatgagagttcacaccggagagaagccatTCACATGTGACCAATGTGGAAAGAGCTTCGCACAATCAGTACATCTTAAAGtacacatgaggatccacactggagaaaagccaCACACGTGTGATCAGTGCAGGAAGAGTTTCACATACAAACATAATCTTAATGatcacatgaggatccacaccggagagaagccgttcgcgtgtgatcagtgtggaaagagtttcacaaaaCAAGGAACCCTTAAAGAACACAAGAGTGTTCATACgaaggagaagccacattccTGTTCTGAATGTGGAAAGTGTTTTTCACGGCTTAAAAATTTACATgtacatcagaaaatacacactGATGTGAGAGAGTActtgtgctttgagtgtgacaAGACTTTTACTACAGCGAGCTCTTTAGAACTACaccagaggatccacactggagagaaaccttacaagtgttcacactgtgacaagagattcagtcggtcAGGACATCTGAAATCACATGAGAAGATCCACAGCAGAGAGAAACCtcacaagtgttcacactgtgacaaaaCATTCAGTCTGTTATCAAATCTGAAAagacatgagaggatccacagcAGAGAGAAGccacacacatgtgatcagtgcggaaaGAGTTTCTCTTTTAAAAGTCACCTGAAGATACACATGAAGATCCATTCAGTGGAGGAACCACACAGCGATGTTCACAAGTCTCCATCGCTGGAGTCAGAGTCAAGTCTCGAGTGATTTAATGACTTGCtaaaaaaatctcattaaaaATCCTCATGAACTGAACTCATCCTAATCACGAAGCTCTAGACAAAATATATGATCTTCTATGATATGCTTTGTAAGGTTAATGTACATCCAGCCTGTTACTTATGTTTTAATCCACTACAATGTACAAAACAGTTGTTCTGTAATGCAATTCTACGATAAGAGAGCTGCCTGATCTACCATGACACATAAGGAAATATGTGACACAGATATTACAAAACCATACAAATAAAGTCTTTCTTTATGATACAAGTCTGAGGAATTCAATTAAAGTTCCAGGAGGTCCGGTGTCTTCCCAGCGAAGGAGTggactaaaataaattatttatgggCCATTCTTCAGAATAATTGGTCCAAAGCCAGAGTTGgaaacatcttaaaaaaaatgtctgtatGCATATTGTATAATATCCAAGGTACACATTTCTAGTGATTGTGCAGTTAATTATCatattgtattttcagaaagttttggaatatTTGTCCTCTCCCCAAatttgtcactaccgaaacactgtaataataatttaattagaagggTTATATTGAccttttatattttgcttacatctacattgtaaatatatatttttgctattttattttaaaaattcagaggaaaatcaataacaattacatttttaataatattt is a window from the Onychostoma macrolepis isolate SWU-2019 chromosome 03, ASM1243209v1, whole genome shotgun sequence genome containing:
- the LOC131538139 gene encoding gastrula zinc finger protein XlCGF57.1-like, yielding MRDPEPCRIKHTEDTEQQTDLMEENEESEELSEVEEKHHVKPRSKIKKTFLKKRKAKKSITCTQCGKSFTNKQSLERHMRVHIREKPFTCDQCGKSFTNKHNLNDHMRIHTGEKPFVCGQCGKSFTKQGTLKVHMRIHTGEKQFKCGQCGKTFHWSSDLKKHLVVHTKEKPHSCSECGKSFSQRGSLHVHQKTHTGVREYLCFECDKTFTTASSLNLHQRIHTGEKPHKCSHCDKRFSRSGNLKTHQKIHSREKPHTCEQCGKSFTFKYLLNIHMRIHTGEKPFKCDQCGNQFKEKESLKKHMTVHTGETPFTCVQCGKSFPYKLSLEHHMRVHTGEKPFTCDQCGKSFTQPAHLKVHMRVHTGEKPYKCGQCGKSFTDKHNLNVHMRVHTGEKPFTCDQCGKSFAQSVHLKVHMRIHTGEKPHTCDQCRKSFTYKHNLNDHMRIHTGEKPFACDQCGKSFTKQGTLKEHKSVHTKEKPHSCSECGKCFSRLKNLHVHQKIHTDVREYLCFECDKTFTTASSLELHQRIHTGEKPYKCSHCDKRFSRSGHLKSHEKIHSREKPHKCSHCDKTFSLLSNLKRHERIHSREKPHTCDQCGKSFSFKSHLKIHMKIHSVEEPHSDVHKSPSLESESSLE